A single window of Sparus aurata chromosome 12, fSpaAur1.1, whole genome shotgun sequence DNA harbors:
- the ch25hl2 gene encoding cholesterol 25-hydroxylase-like protein 2 yields MGTGWLLSTEALSWMSGEDNVTGGQPQGSVLQPFWDYLHQNHHDLLRSPPFPVVLSVTTYFLLVGVYTVLDLLAPTWPCINCYRLHPDRPVTWQNIWTTLGVTIYNHLLYIFPATVAQWLWRPPTPLPREAPTFWSFVLGILGCMVVFDFQYYVWHLLHHQVPWLYRTFHAVHHQYNQTFSLVTQYLSGWELFNLGLWATIDPILLQCHCLTAWGFMVFNIYVSIEQHCGYDFPWALHNLVPFGLWCGAPKHDTHHQRPSTNFAPFFSHWDWLGGTHTVPTPSSHAAAGEPDKTKCRKD; encoded by the coding sequence ATGGGCACAGGCTGGTTACTCAGTACTGAGGCTTTATCCTGGATGTCGGGTGAGGACAACGTGACTGGGGGACAGCCCCAGGGCTCGGTTCTGCAGCCTTTCTGGGACTACCTCCACCAGAACCACCACGACCTCCTAAGGAGCCCTCCCTTCCCTGTGGTCCTGTCCGTCACCACCTACTTCCTCCTGGTAGGTGTCTACACCGTGCTGGACCTGCTGGCGCCCACCTGGCCCTGCATTAACTGCTACAGGCTTCATCCTGACAGACCCGTCACCTGGCAGAACATCTGGACCACGCTGGGCGTCACCATCTACAACCACCTGCTCTACATTTTTCCTGCTACGGTCGCCCAGTGGCTGTGGAGGCCGCCCACCCCGCTGCCCCGTGAGGCGCCCACTTTCTGGAGCTTCGTCCTGGGCATCCTGGGCTGCATGGTGGTCTTCGACTTCCAGTACTACGTGTGGCACCTGTTGCACCACCAGGTGCCGTGGCTGTACCGCACCTTCCACGCTGTGCACCACCAGTACAACCAGACTTTCAGCCTCGTCACCCAGTACCTGTCCGGCTGGGAGTTATTCAACTTGGGACTCTGGGCTACGATAGACCCGATCCTGCTGCAGTGCCACTGCCTCACAGCGTGGGGCTTCATGGTCTTCAACATCTACGTCTCCATCGAGCAGCACTGTGGCTACGACTTCCCGTGGGCCCTCCATAACCTGGTGCCCTTTGGCCTCTGGTGTGGGGCGCCCAAGCACGACACTCACCACCAGCGACCCAGCACTAACTTTGCCCCATTCTTCTCTCACTGGGACTGGCTGGGGGGCACACACACTGTGCCAACTCCCTCCAGCCACGCTGCAGCCGGAGAGCCAGACAAGACGAAATGTAGAAAAGACTGA
- the s100z gene encoding protein S100-Z: MPSQLEGAMDALITVFYNYSGNDGDKFKLNKGELKELLNSELTDFLTSQKDPMLVEKIMNDLDSNKDNEVDFNEFVVLVAALTVACNDFFQEQKKKNK, translated from the exons ATGCCGAGCCAGCTCGAGGGTGCCATGGATGCACTGATAACAGTTTTCTACAACTACTCTGGAAACGATGGAGAcaaattcaaactcaacaaGGGCGAGTTGAAGGAGCTGCTGAACAGCGAGCTCACCGACTTCCTCACG TCCCAGAAGGATCCGATGCTGGTGGAGAAAATCATGAACGACCTGGACTCAAACAAAGACAACGAGGTGGATTTCAATGAGTTTGTTGTGTTGGTGGCCGCGCTCACTGTCGCCTGTAACGACTTCTTccaagagcagaagaagaaaaacaagtag
- the crhbp gene encoding corticotropin-releasing factor-binding protein, whose amino-acid sequence MRVMERTFREQLFFLLLCASVLKGDCRYIENNEISKDELYSFFNSELKRETTEELMYRRPLRCLDMVAVEGQFTFTAERPQLSCAAFFMAEPNEVITVEYDNVDIDCRGGDFITVFDGWVMKGEKFPSSQDHPLPLYERYVDYCDSGALRRSVRSSQNVAMIFFRIHNAGSTFTLTVRKHINPFPCNVISQSPEGSYTMVIPQQHRNCSFSIIYPVEIDVSEFSLGHFNNFPKRSMPGCAESGDFVQLLGGSGIDTSKLLPITDLCISFTGPTHMKIGCDNTVVRMVSSGKFVSRVSFSYRLLDSQELQTIKLNNVEDFCFNN is encoded by the exons ATGCGCGTGATGGAGCGCACGTTCCGCGAGCAGCTGTTCTTCCTGCTGTTGTGCGCGTCGGTGCTGAAGGGAGACTGCAGGTACATCGAG AACAACGAGATCTCCAAAGATGAGTTATATTCTTTCTTCAACTCGGAGCTGAAGAGAGAAACAACGGAGGAGTTAATGTACCGTCGACCTCTAC GCTGTCTGGACATGGTGGCTGTGGAGGGTCAGTTCACCTTCACGGCCGAGCGTCCTCAGCTCAGCTGCGCCGCTTTCTTCATGGCCGAGCCCAACGAGGTGATCACGGTGGAGTACGACAACGTCGACATCGACTGCAGGGGAGGAGACTTCATCACG GTGTTTGACGGCTGGGTGATGAAAGGAGAGAAGTTCCCCAGCTCCCAGGATCACCCGCTGCCTCTGTACGAGCGATATGTGGATTACTGCGACTCGGGAGCGCTGAGGAGAAGCGTGCGCTCCTCTCAGAACGTCGCCATGATCTTCTTTCGGATTCACAACGCCGGCAGCACCTTCACGCTGACCGTCAGGAAACACATCAATCCTTTCC CCTGTAATGTCATCTCCCAGTCACCAGAGGGCAGTTACACGATGGTGATCCCGCAGCAGCACAGGAACTGCAGCTTCTCCATCATCTACCCGGTGGAGATCGACGTCTCTGAGTTCAGCCTCGGACACTTCAACAACTTTCCAAAG AGGTCAATGCCCGGTTGTGCAGAATCAGGAGATTTCGTGCAGCTGTTGGGAGGAAGCGGCATCGACACGTCGAAGCTGCTGCCCATCACGGACCTCTGCATCTCCTTCACTGGACCCA CCCACATGAAGATCGGCTGCGACAACACGGTGGTGAGGATGGTGTCCAGCGGGAAGTTCGTGAGCCGAGTGTCGTTCAGCTACAGGCTACTGGACAGCCAGGAGCTGCAGACCATCAAACTCAACAACGTGGAGGATTTCTGTTTCAACAACTGA
- the LOC115593002 gene encoding LOW QUALITY PROTEIN: uncharacterized protein LOC115593002 (The sequence of the model RefSeq protein was modified relative to this genomic sequence to represent the inferred CDS: inserted 1 base in 1 codon), with product MAQKGVQLDQETISCPICLDLLKDPVATPCGHSYCKNYINDHWDTEDEKRIYSCPQCRKSFIPRPELLKNTMLAVLVEELKKTGLQAAPDNHCYAGPEDVESIDVACDVCTGRKLRAVKSCLQCVASYCEKHLQPHYDVAALKKHKLVEPSEKLQENICSRHDEVMKMFCRTDQQCICHLCSVDQHKGHDTVSAAAERTERQRELEGSRHNIQQRIQDREEDVKLLLQEVEAINGSADKAVEHSEKIFTQLIRLMEERRSDVKQQVRSQQETEVSRVKELQEKLEQEITELKRKDAELKKLSHTEDHTQFLHNYPSLSALSESTHSSSIKIRPLKYFEDVTAAVSEVRDKLQDVLREIWTNISLTETEVAVLLSEPEPKTRADFLRYSCEITLDPNTAHTLLFLSEGNRKATLVSQHQSYSRHPDRFTYWRQVLSRESLTGRCYWEVERREIGVGVAVAYKNIRRAGRSDECGFGLNEKSWMLYCNTNNYTFWYNNAQTPVSGPQSSRVGVYLDHSAGILSFYSVTGTMTLLHRVQTTFTQPLYAGVRFGNLQFVEVKLRQSLSLSGEMALKAVQLDRETISCPICLDLLKDPVTIPCGHSYCKNCIKDHWDTEDEKRIYSCPQCRKSFIPRPELLKNTMLAVLVEELKKTGLQAAPADHCYAGPEDVACDVCTGRKLRAVKSCLQCVASYCEKHLQPHYQSATLKKHKLVEPSEKLQENICSRHDEVMKMFCRTDQQCICYLCSMDEHKGHDTVSAAAERTERQRELEGSRHNIQQRIQDREKDVKLLQQEVEAINGSADKAVEHSEKIFTQLIRLMEERRSDVKQQVRSQQETEVSRVKELQEKLEQEITELKRKDAELKKLSHTEDHTQFLHNYPSLSALSESTHSSSIKIRPRKYFEDVTAAVSEVRDKLQDVLRETWTNILLTVTQVDVLLSEPEPETRADFLRYSCEITLDPNTVNTFLSLSEENRKATYMETQSYPDHPDRFISAXQVLSRESLTGRCYWEVEWRGDGVGVAVAYKNISRGGSSDECGFGFNDKSWRLYCRTNNYEFYHNKVKTRVSGPRSSRIGVYLDHRAGILSFYSVSDTMTLLHRVQTTFTQPLYAGLRFGRWFQRLFSDLTSAEFCKLK from the exons atgtggcctgtgatgtctgcactgggaggaaactgagagcagttaagtcctgtctgcagtgtgtggcctcttactgtgagaaacacctccagcctcattatgatgtggctgctttgaagaaacacaagctggtggagccgtcagagaagctccaggagaacatctgctctcgtcatgatgaggtgatgaagatgttctgccgtactgatcagcagtgtatctgtcatctctgctctgtggaccaacataaaggccacgacacagtgtcagctgcagcagagaggactgagaggcagagagagctggaggggagtcgacacaacatccagcagagaatccaggacagagaggaagatgtgaagctgcttctacaggaggtggaggccatcaatggctctgctgataaagcagtggagcacagtgagaagatcttcacccagctgatccgtctcatggaggaaagacgctctgatgtgaagcagcaggtcagatcccagcaggaaactgaagtgagtcgagtcaaagagcttcaggagaagctggagcaggagatcactgagctgaagaggaaagacgctgagctgaagaagctctcacacacagaggatcacacccagtttctacacaactacccctcactgtcagcactcagtgagtctacacactcatccagcatcaagatccgtcctctcaagtactttgaggatgtgacagcagctgtgtcagaggtcagagacaaactacaggacgtcctgagagagatatggaccaacatctcactgacagagactgaagtggctgttttactgtcagaaccagaacccaagaccagagctgacttcttaagatattcatgtgaaatcacactggatccaaacacagcacacacacttctgtttttatctgaggggaacagaaaagcaacattagTGAGTCAACATCAGTCTTACTCTAgacacccagacagattcacttaCTGGcgtcaggtcctgagtagagagagtctgactggacgctgttactgggaggtggagaggagagagatagGAGTTggtgtagcagtcgcatacaagaatatcaggcGAGCAGGGAGGTCAGATGAATGTGGATTTGGATTAAATGAAAAATCCTGGATGTTATATTGTAACACCAATAATTATACCTTCTGGTACAACAATGCccaaactcccgtctcaggtcctcagtcctccagagttggagtgtacctggatcacagtgcaggtattctgtccttctacagcgtcactggcaccatgactctcctccacagagtccagaccacattcactcagcctctctatgctggagttCGGTTTGGCA ATCTACAGTTTGTG gaagtgaagctcagacagTCGTTGTCACTGAGCGGTGAAATGGCTCtgaaagcagttcagctggaccgagaAACTATTTCTTGTccgatctgtttggatctactgaaggatccggtgactattccctgtggacacagctactgcaagaactgtattaaagaccactgggacacagaggatgagaagaggatctacagctgccctcagtgcaggaagagcttcataccgaggcctgagctgctgaaaaacaccatgttagcagttttagtggaggagctgaagaagactggactccaagctgctcctgctgatcactgctatgctggacctgaagatgtggcctgtgatgtctgcactgggaggaaactgagagcagttaagtcctgtctgcagtgtgtggcctcttactgtgagaaacacctgcagcctcattatcaatcagctacattaaagaaacacaagctggtggagccatcagagaagctccaggagaacatctgctctcgtcatgatgaggtgatgaagatgttctgtcgtactgatcagcagtgtatctgttatctctgctccatggacgaacataaaggccacgacacagtttcagctgcagcagagaggactgagaggcagagagagctggaggggagtcgacacaacatccagcagagaatccaggacagagagaaagatgtgaagctgcttcaacaggaggtggaggccatcaacggctctgctgataaagcagtggagcacagtgagaagatcttcacccagctgatccgtctcatggaggaaagacgctctgatgtgaagcagcaggtcagatcccagcaggaaactgaagtgagtcgagtcaaagagcttcaggagaagctggagcaggagatcactgagctgaagaggaaagacgctgagctgaagaagctctcacacacagaggatcacacccagtttctacacaactacccctcactgtcagcactcagtgagtctacacactcatccagcatcaagatccgtcctcggaagtactttgaggatgtgacagcagctgtgtcagaggtcagagacaaactacaggacgtcctgagagagacatggacaaacatcttactgacagtgactcaagtggatgttttactgtcagaaccagagcccgagaccagagctgacttcttaagatattcatgtgaaatcacactggatccaaacacagtaaacacatttctgtcattatctgaggagaacagaaaagcaacatacATGGAAACACAGTCTTATCCtgatcacccagacagattcattTCTG atcaggtcctgagtagagagagtctgactggacgttgttactgggaggtggagtggagaggagacgGAGTTggtgtagcagtcgcatacaagaatatcagcagaggaGGGAGCTCAGATGAATGTGGATTTGGAttcaatgacaaatcttggaggTTATATTGTAGAACCAATAATTATGAGTTTTATCACAACAAAGTCAAAACTCGTgtctcaggtcctcggtcctccagaattggagtgtacctggatcacagagcaggtattctgtccttctacagcgtctctgacaccatgactctcctccacagagtccagaccacattcactcagcctctctatgctggacttcGGTTTGGCAGATGGTTTCAACGTTTGTTCTCTGACTTAACCTCTGCCGAGTTTTGTAAACTCAAAtag